The Sphaerospermopsis torques-reginae ITEP-024 genome has a window encoding:
- a CDS encoding Uma2 family endonuclease, giving the protein MLEVKPRFQSFEEYLAYDDGSDKLYELFNGELIEMPPESGINVQIANRIFLIFALLIGTDRVRGHGLELEVRGEPRNRYPDLTIIREEHIQQLAKRNTIRLSMLPPLLVVEVVSPGELQRDRDFIAKRLQYQDCGIPEYWIIDPENKSVLVLELIDGIYHEVGIFAGDDLVISPQFQDLSLRVEQIFG; this is encoded by the coding sequence ATGTTAGAAGTTAAGCCACGTTTTCAAAGTTTTGAAGAATATTTAGCTTATGATGATGGTTCAGATAAATTATATGAATTATTTAATGGAGAGTTAATAGAAATGCCACCAGAATCAGGAATTAATGTACAAATAGCAAATCGAATTTTCCTAATTTTTGCATTATTAATAGGAACTGATAGAGTGCGGGGACATGGTTTAGAATTGGAAGTAAGAGGAGAACCGAGAAACCGTTATCCTGATTTAACTATTATTCGAGAAGAACATATTCAACAATTAGCAAAACGTAATACTATCAGATTATCAATGTTACCACCTTTGTTAGTGGTTGAAGTTGTAAGTCCAGGGGAGTTACAAAGAGATAGAGATTTTATTGCCAAGCGGTTACAATATCAAGATTGTGGTATTCCTGAATATTGGATTATTGATCCAGAAAATAAAAGTGTTTTAGTGTTGGAATTAATTGATGGTATTTATCATGAAGTGGGGATTTTTGCTGGTGATGATTTGGTGATTTCTCCACAGTTTCAGGATTTAAGTTTGCGGGTAGAACAGATTTTTGGTTAA
- a CDS encoding type II toxin-antitoxin system RelE/ParE family toxin, whose translation MFVEFHPQAQLELDEAISYYDGISSKLGNTFLDAVERTLNRIVRFPDAWTPMIKNSRRCHIDGFPYGIVYRVDNDERIQILALMHLQRKPNYWIDRE comes from the coding sequence ATGTTTGTTGAATTTCATCCTCAAGCACAATTAGAACTTGATGAAGCTATTTCCTATTATGACGGTATTAGCTCGAAATTGGGTAACACTTTTTTAGATGCAGTGGAACGAACACTTAACCGCATTGTTCGGTTTCCTGATGCTTGGACACCAATGATCAAAAATTCTAGACGTTGCCATATTGATGGATTTCCCTATGGTATAGTTTATAGGGTTGATAATGATGAACGCATTCAAATTTTAGCGTTAATGCACCTTCAACGAAAACCAAACTATTGGATAGATAGAGAATAG
- a CDS encoding addiction module protein, with product MANVTYDEIFGAVLTLPPLYRAMLVEHLIKSLDEINPEVENAWESEIVNRIDSIDKGEVSLIPADEVLQRLRNR from the coding sequence ATGGCTAATGTTACTTATGATGAAATTTTTGGAGCAGTATTAACCCTACCTCCTTTATATAGAGCGATGCTGGTAGAACATCTTATTAAAAGTCTTGATGAAATTAATCCTGAAGTTGAAAACGCTTGGGAAAGTGAAATTGTCAATCGCATAGATTCTATAGATAAAGGTGAAGTTTCTTTAATTCCTGCTGATGAAGTATTACAAAGACTTAGGAATCGGTAA
- the thiO gene encoding glycine oxidase ThiO: MTNDVLIIGGGIIGLACAVELKLRGANVTVVCRDFTAAASHAAAGMLAPDAENIADAAMLDLCRRSLSLYPDWISKLEELTSLNTGYWPSGIFAPVYQSPITNHQSPAYWLDKAAIHEYQPGLGADVVGGWWYPENGQVDNQALVKVLRTAAESLGVSFKDGVTVEAIAQQEGQVIGIQTNIGFLRADHYLLAAGAWSNQLLPLPVRPRKGQMLRLRVPEFVQELPLTRVLFGENIYIVPRRNRSIVLGATSENVGFTPDNTPAGIQSLLQAATRLFPQLADYPIQEMWWGFRPATSDELPILGESHCKNLTLATGHYRNGILLAPVTANLIADVILSKTTDPLFTHFHYSRFQNTPVPTQSSTTTSMLTHPANFTNGHSKNLSLQPAEFNLQDSGLVIAGKTFQSRLMTGTGKYRSIDEMQKSVAASGCQIVTVAVRRVQTNAPGHEGLAEALDWGKIWMLPNTAGCQTAEEAIRVARLGREMAKLLGQEDNNFVKLEVIPDAKYLLPDPIGTLQAAEQLVKEGFAVLPYINADPMLAKRLEEVGCATVMPLAAPIGSGQGLKTTANIQIIIENATVPVVVDAGIGAPSEAAQAMELGADALLINSAIALAENAPAMAYAMGLATVAGRIAYLAGRMPIKNYASASSPLTGTITG, encoded by the coding sequence ATGACTAACGATGTTTTAATTATTGGTGGTGGCATTATCGGGTTGGCTTGCGCTGTTGAGTTAAAGTTGCGGGGTGCAAATGTTACTGTTGTTTGCCGTGATTTTACTGCCGCAGCCAGCCATGCAGCCGCAGGAATGTTAGCGCCTGATGCGGAAAATATCGCCGATGCTGCTATGCTTGATTTGTGTCGGCGATCGCTCTCTTTATATCCTGACTGGATTAGTAAATTAGAAGAGTTAACAAGTTTAAATACAGGTTATTGGCCTTCTGGTATCTTTGCCCCAGTTTATCAGTCCCCAATCACCAATCACCAATCACCAGCTTACTGGTTGGATAAAGCAGCTATTCACGAATATCAACCGGGGTTAGGTGCTGATGTGGTTGGTGGTTGGTGGTATCCTGAAAATGGCCAGGTTGATAATCAGGCTTTGGTTAAGGTTCTGCGGACTGCGGCTGAGTCTTTGGGTGTATCATTCAAAGATGGTGTAACGGTTGAGGCGATCGCTCAACAAGAAGGGCAAGTTATCGGTATTCAAACTAACATAGGTTTTCTTAGGGCTGACCATTATCTTTTAGCTGCTGGCGCTTGGTCTAATCAATTATTACCTTTACCAGTGCGTCCCCGCAAAGGTCAAATGTTGCGGTTGCGAGTACCGGAATTTGTACAAGAATTACCTTTAACAAGGGTTTTATTTGGTGAAAATATTTACATTGTTCCCCGTCGCAACCGTTCTATTGTTTTAGGTGCTACCAGTGAAAACGTCGGTTTTACTCCCGATAATACACCAGCAGGAATACAAAGTTTACTTCAAGCTGCAACCCGTCTTTTTCCCCAATTAGCAGATTATCCTATTCAAGAAATGTGGTGGGGTTTTCGTCCTGCTACCTCCGATGAATTACCGATTTTAGGTGAAAGTCATTGTAAAAATTTAACCTTGGCTACTGGTCACTATCGCAATGGAATTTTACTTGCACCAGTTACAGCAAATTTAATTGCAGATGTGATTTTATCAAAAACAACCGATCCGCTTTTCACTCATTTCCATTATTCCCGCTTTCAAAATACACCCGTTCCCACTCAGTCATCTACTACAACATCCATGCTTACCCATCCTGCTAATTTCACCAACGGACATAGTAAAAATTTATCTCTCCAACCTGCGGAATTTAATTTACAAGATTCAGGTTTAGTTATTGCTGGTAAAACCTTTCAATCTCGCTTGATGACGGGAACAGGGAAGTATCGCAGTATTGATGAAATGCAGAAAAGTGTCGCTGCTAGTGGTTGTCAAATTGTTACCGTTGCTGTGAGAAGGGTACAAACTAACGCCCCTGGCCATGAAGGTTTGGCAGAAGCTTTAGATTGGGGTAAAATTTGGATGTTGCCTAATACTGCCGGTTGTCAAACTGCGGAGGAAGCGATCCGGGTGGCAAGGTTAGGACGGGAAATGGCGAAGTTATTAGGACAGGAAGATAATAATTTTGTCAAGTTAGAAGTTATACCCGACGCTAAATATTTATTACCTGATCCCATCGGTACTTTACAAGCGGCAGAACAGTTGGTAAAAGAAGGTTTTGCGGTATTGCCTTATATTAATGCTGACCCAATGTTAGCTAAACGGTTAGAGGAGGTTGGTTGTGCCACTGTGATGCCTTTAGCCGCGCCCATTGGATCTGGACAAGGGTTGAAAACTACTGCCAATATTCAGATTATTATTGAAAATGCCACAGTGCCAGTAGTAGTAGATGCGGGTATTGGTGCGCCTTCGGAAGCTGCACAAGCGATGGAGTTGGGTGCAGATGCGTTATTAATAAATAGTGCGATCGCCCTAGCTGAAAATGCACCTGCAATGGCTTATGCAATGGGTTTAGCAACCGTAGCCGGTCGCATAGCTTATTTAGCGGGAAGAATGCCAATTAAAAACTATGCTAGTGCGAGTTCACCCTTAACGGGAACTATTACTGGTTAA
- a CDS encoding bifunctional aldolase/short-chain dehydrogenase: protein MKNLWNEQEAAQYQGELELRVYTSRLLGKNPALVLHGGGNTSVKIKEKNLVGEIEEILYVKGSGWDLATIEKEGFAPVRMSHLLKLAKLAALSDPQMVNELKTQMTIATAPSPSVETILHAILPYKYVDHTHADAIVTITNTPNGCQRIKEIYGDKVVIIPYIMPGFDLARICGEKFPLEAGENTIGMVLMNHGIFSFGNTAQESYERMISLVSEAEEYLQKNQAYSPTPSSVIAEKSLAPTLAKFRHRLSTKAGFPVILSSHRDSKYIAFAGRKDIAVISQQGPATPDHVIRTKRLPLIGQDIEAYSQAYQDYFKTYSSPEHTILDTIPRVILDPELGLCTIGKDIKSANIVADIYDHTIDIIETATNLDQYQALSAKDIFQVEYWDLEQAKLKKAGKEPPFTGEIALVTGAASGIGKACVESLLKRGAAVVGLDINSQIETLYKRPDFLGITCDVTDENAITQALETAIGKFGGLDILILNAGIFPRGCHIKDLSTQEWRKVMDINLDANLILMRESHYYLKLAPKGGRVVIIGSKNVYAPGVGAAAYSASKAALNQLTRVAALEWSQDKIRINSVHPNAVFDTGIWTEEVLNSRAAAYGLTVEEYKTNNLLQVEITSHDVGELAAEMCGNLFMKTTAANIPIDGGNERVI, encoded by the coding sequence ATGAAAAATCTCTGGAATGAGCAAGAAGCAGCCCAATATCAAGGAGAATTAGAACTGCGAGTATATACATCTCGTCTCTTAGGAAAAAATCCTGCTTTAGTTTTACATGGAGGAGGAAATACTTCTGTCAAAATCAAAGAAAAAAACCTAGTAGGAGAAATAGAAGAAATTCTTTATGTAAAAGGTAGTGGTTGGGACTTAGCAACCATCGAAAAAGAAGGTTTTGCTCCCGTGAGAATGTCGCATTTATTAAAATTAGCTAAACTGGCAGCTTTATCTGATCCTCAGATGGTAAATGAGCTAAAAACTCAAATGACAATTGCTACAGCACCTTCTCCTTCAGTGGAAACAATTCTCCATGCTATCTTACCCTACAAATATGTAGATCATACCCATGCAGATGCCATTGTCACTATTACCAATACTCCCAACGGTTGCCAAAGAATCAAAGAAATTTATGGGGATAAAGTTGTCATAATTCCCTATATTATGCCAGGGTTTGATTTAGCCAGAATTTGTGGTGAAAAATTCCCACTAGAAGCAGGAGAAAACACCATCGGCATGGTTTTGATGAATCATGGTATTTTCTCCTTTGGCAACACTGCTCAAGAGTCTTATGAAAGAATGATTTCACTGGTAAGTGAAGCCGAAGAATATTTACAGAAAAATCAAGCATACTCTCCTACTCCCAGTAGTGTTATTGCAGAAAAATCTTTAGCTCCTACCTTAGCAAAATTCCGTCATAGACTATCAACAAAAGCAGGTTTTCCAGTTATTTTATCCAGTCATCGAGATTCTAAATATATTGCTTTTGCCGGCAGAAAAGATATTGCTGTCATTTCTCAACAAGGTCCGGCTACACCAGATCATGTAATTCGTACTAAACGCTTACCTTTAATTGGTCAAGATATCGAAGCCTATAGTCAAGCTTATCAAGACTATTTTAAAACCTATTCCAGTCCTGAACATACCATATTAGATACCATTCCCAGAGTAATCCTTGATCCAGAATTAGGACTATGTACAATTGGCAAAGATATTAAATCAGCAAATATTGTTGCCGACATCTATGATCATACCATTGATATCATAGAAACTGCCACCAATTTAGACCAATATCAAGCTTTATCAGCCAAAGATATTTTTCAAGTAGAATATTGGGATTTAGAGCAAGCAAAATTAAAAAAAGCAGGAAAAGAACCCCCCTTTACTGGAGAAATTGCCTTAGTTACAGGAGCAGCTTCTGGAATTGGTAAAGCCTGTGTAGAATCTCTTCTAAAAAGAGGCGCTGCGGTTGTTGGTTTAGATATTAATTCTCAAATTGAAACCCTTTATAAACGTCCTGATTTTTTAGGAATAACCTGTGATGTAACCGATGAAAATGCAATTACTCAAGCCCTAGAAACAGCTATTGGTAAATTTGGCGGTTTAGACATCTTAATTCTGAATGCTGGAATCTTTCCTCGTGGTTGTCATATTAAAGATTTATCAACCCAGGAATGGCGTAAGGTAATGGATATCAATTTGGATGCTAACTTAATTTTAATGCGAGAAAGTCATTACTATTTAAAATTAGCACCTAAAGGCGGTAGAGTAGTAATAATTGGCTCAAAAAATGTCTATGCACCTGGAGTTGGTGCAGCAGCATATTCGGCTTCTAAAGCTGCATTAAATCAATTAACAAGAGTTGCTGCTTTAGAATGGAGTCAAGATAAAATTCGCATTAATTCTGTACATCCAAATGCAGTTTTTGATACGGGAATTTGGACAGAAGAAGTATTAAATTCTCGTGCTGCTGCTTATGGTTTAACGGTAGAAGAATATAAAACTAATAATCTGCTGCAAGTTGAAATTACTAGCCATGATGTAGGCGAATTAGCAGCGGAAATGTGTGGTAATTTATTTATGAAAACAACTGCTGCTAATATTCCCATTGATGGAGGGAATGAAAGAGTGATTTAG